The Chitinimonas arctica region AATATGGCCGATTACCGGATTCAGTAGACGTACGACTGGCCCGTGCAACCAGCGAGCAATTGCTAAACTGGGCGGAGCAATTATTATCAGCCAACCATATCGATGAGGTTTTTTTGCATCAATAATTTTAAATTGCCTCTTCACACTTCCACCATACCGACACGCACTAAAACAAATCTCCTTTTCAAATCATAGATGCAATGTAAAAAAACCGGTGGCTAGCTTAGCCACCGGTTTTTCCTTGCGCGGACCCGCTTACTCCACCCGTGCCTTCAATTTCACACCCTGATAAGGCGACTTGCCTTGCAGCAAGACGTGGTAGTAGCGATTACCACCTTGCAGATCATCCAGCACCAGGTTTTGACTACCGGCCGCGGAGCGGTACTGGTAATCACTGGTGCTAGGCCAGGTGCCGGTCTTGGCGAACAGCGCCAGTTCATTGCCGCCTTCGGTGCTTAGCGTGATGCGCTTGGCGTTGGCCGGTGCATAGACCCAGAAGAAACCACGTTCGCCGCTCAGGTTGCCGCGCAGGCAATAGTCGCTCAGTCCTTGCGGATTGGCCGGGCACTTGCTCTCGCTATAGTCGCCATCACCACCGCCCGCGCCATTGAAGGCCGCGCTCAGCTTGACATTGGCGAAGGGCGACTTGGGCTTGAGCATCAGGTGGTAGTAGCCAGCCACCGGCTTTTCGATCAGCACGGTTTCGCTATTGCCCGCCTGTACCGACTTGGCCACATAGCTGCTTTCGGTAGGCCAGCCCTTGCCGTCCTGCACGTACAGATCGGCATCGCCGCTACCGCCGCCCGTGCTCAAACGCAGCTGCCGGGTGCCGGCCGGGACATTGATGTAGTAGTAGGCGGCGCCGGTGCCGGAAACCACGCGGGTACAGCCGTCGGCCAAGGCATCGCTGCGGGCTGGGCAATTGCCGCCACCGCCGCCGCCATCACCGCTCACGGTCACGGTAAAGCTGCCGCTGGCGGACAACTTGCCGTCCGATACCGTCACCGTCAGCTGGGCGGTACCCAGTTGGCCGGCCCGTGGCTGCAGCTTGAGGCTGCGTTGGCCACCGCTGCCGCCCAGGATCATGGATGTGGCGGGGAACATGGCCGGATTGCTGGAAGCGATGGCGACGCTCAATTGCGCTGCCGGTGTTTCCTTGTCGGCGACGGTGAAGGCCAGCGTGGCGCTTTGGCCGCTGATGATGCGCTGATCGGCCAAACCGGTCACGGTGGGCGCGGTATTGCCGCCGGTGCTGCCGGCCGGCTTGCCGCCGGCGAACTCGCCGCTGTCGCCGACCGTTTCCAGCCACTTCGCGAACTCGGCGTCATAACGGCTGCCGAGGCTGTTCATATGGCTGGTATAGCCGGCGTAGTCGCCGCTGCGCGTCAGGCTGAGCGCCTTTTCCACGTCGGCGCGGTGCTTCTCGAACATAAAGCGCACGGCCAGGTAGCCCCAGCGATAGGCGCGATTGGTGTAGTCGCCCATATCGTACTTGTTGCCGAAGATGGTGCTGAGCGCATAGGTCTTGCGACGGCCTTCGGTGATCGCTTCGGGATAGTTGTTCTGATGCGAGTAATACTCGGCCACGCCCTCGCCCCACCACACGCTATTGACCGCATTGGAGCGACCGAAGTCGCCTTCCAGGTCGTAGCGGCCATCCAGGTAGTGGATGAATTCGTGTTCCAGGTTCCACACCTGGAAAGCCGGCCGGTTCCAGGATGCTTCATGGGCAATAAAGCGGGCCTGGTTGTTGGCATCGGCCGGATTGCCTTCCAGATACATGCCGCCATTGTTGGTGTCGATACCGAACAGCACGCTGGCATAGGTGGCGTAGTTTTGGTAATCGTCGAACACCACCACTTCCAACGCCGAATTCTTGTCATTCGGCACCGGCTTGCTGGCCTGTGGATCGCCACCGAACATGCCGTAGTGGAACAGCTTTTCCTCGGCGCCGATCAGGGCGCAGGATTGCTTGAACTGTTCGGTATTCATGTCCTGCGCCAGGATCTTCAGCGAAGGGCTGCAATCGTAGCGCTTGGACAGCACCTTGCTCTTGAGCGTGACCTTGAAATTGCAGGTGTTGTAGTAATTGCAATTCGCCGCATCGTAGTAGTCGGCCATGCTGGCCGAGGCCAGCCACAGTCCGGCGCCCTTGCCGACCATTTCGTTTTCCAGCAAGACGGTGCGCAGCAGCGGCTTGACCTGCTCCTTGCGCTCCGAATACTTCATGAAGCGGCCGGCTTCGCGTACCGCGTTGACCAGCACGAATTCCGAATCGGTGCCGCGCAGCGAGAGGCGTTGCCGGTAGAACTTGTCCAGCGCGTCGACAACCTTGGTGTCATTGCGGACCAGGGCGGCGAAATCATCGTTCTGATGGCCACGGAACAGCACGGTAAAGACGTTGTTCACCGCATTGCGCATGGACCAGTTCTTGAAATAGCTATCGTCGGCGCGCTTGAGCAGGTCGAGCACCACCGGCAGGTAGCGGGCGTTCTCGCCGGCGCTATCGATCAGGGTGACGGCTTCGCTCAGCAGATCGCCGTTTTCGCTGTTGACCTTGCGCAGCGAATCATTGGCATACAAGGCGTCCAGGGCGGCGCGGATGGCAGTCTTCAGGCCTTGGCCATAATCGCCCACATCGCTCTTGTGATACCACTGCACGAAATAGCCTGCCCGCAGATAGGCGACCAATTGCTGGATCTGGTTGCGGTTGGTGCCATCGTAGCCCTGCGCGGCCTGTCTCAACGCGCCGGCGATGCTGATCATCTGGGCTTCGTTCAAGGCAGCGCGCGCGGTGCCGCCAGTAACCGTATAGAGCTTGCCGATGCAGGAAGTGGTTTGCGATTTGACCAGGCTGACCAGCGCATCGCCCTTCACCGCGCCGAAATCTTCCACCCGGCAGGGCGTGGTATCGGCCATGGCGTGCTGTAGCGCACGGCTGCGGGCCATGTCCGGATTGGCGATATCGGCCGTTACCGGCTTGAGCACCGGCTGGGTAGCGGTACCGACCACGCTATGGCGGGTGGAAGGATCGACGGCTTGCTGAGTCGGTGGGCTGGGGGGGATGGCGCCGTGGACGGTACTAAAGGCCAGGGCCAGGGCTATGGCCAATTGGCCGCGAGCGTGGAGGCGATAGTTCATCTTTTTTTATTCCGTAGTGGCGCTTGGCGACCAGGGCCGCACGCCTTGCGTGATGAGTGCGCCACGGAATTGATTAGCTAAAGCCCGTCCACGGCGCGGTTTGACAGCGGCGTGAACTATACACCTGGATATGACAAATGCATACAACGGATGCATTTGTCCCTACATCCCGACAGGACCGGAAAAACAACCGTTCGTCGGTTTGGGTGATATTTATGACAATTGCATATTTACATTAATCCAATTGTACTGCTTAATCGCCGCCGTCATAAGCGACATTTCACTACCAAGGAAGATCATGAGGACAAAACAAGCTTCAATTTGGCGGTTGGCCATGCTGACAATGGCAGTTGCCAGCGCTACCACCGCCCTGGCAGCCAGTCGTATCGATCTCAGCCAGGGCATGCCGGCGGCTGATGCGGTCGGTCAAGGCGTAGAGCTGCGCCCCGGCACCACGGTGACCACCGCGGACGGTAGCGAAAAGACCAAGTACACCCAATTCCATCAAGGCATCCGCGTCTGGGGCGAAGCCGCACCGGTCAGCAGCCGTTCGCGCAATGTCGCCGGCACACTGTCCGATTCGCGCAACTTCGACGCCGGTACGCTGGTGCAAGGCATCGCCGCCGACCTGCCGAATGCCAAGCCGCGTATCGGCAGCGCCGAGGCAATGTCCATCGCCAAGCGCATCGCCCAATCGCGCGGCGTGCAAGTGCGTTATGCGCAAAATGAAGAAAACGAGCTGTTGATCCGCCTGGATGAACAGAACCGCGCCCAGATGTTCTACCTGGTATCGATGTACGTACCCGGCCAGAACGCCAGCCGCCCGCACTTCATGATCGATGCGCAGACCGGCCGCGTGACGAAGCAGTGGGATGGCCTGGCGCACCGCGATGCCGCCGGCCCCGGCGGTAACGAAAAGATCGGCCAGTACGAATACGGCCGCGACCAGCCCGCGCTGGACCTGACCCAGGATTGCCAGTTCGACAGCGCCAACGTGATCACCATGGACATGGGCAACACCTGGCAAGGCACCGGCCGCGCCTACCGCATGGCCAGCTGCCCGAGCACCGGCACCCCGCGCAATACCGTGCGTGCCGCCAATGGCGCCTATGCCCCGCTGAACGATGCCCATTATTTCGGCAATGTGGTGTTCAAGCTGTACAACGACTGGCTGGGCAAACGTCCCATCCAGCAGAAGCTGACCCTGCGCGTGCATACCGGCCAAAACTGGGAAAACGCCACCTGGGACGGCCAGGCGATGAACTTCGGCGATGGCGCCCGCCGCATGTATCCGCTGGTCTCGCTGGGCGTGATCGCCCATGAAGTGAGCCACGGCTTCACCCAGCAGAACAGCAACCTGGTCTATGAAGGCCAGTCCGGCGGCATGAACGAAGCGTTCTCCGATATGTCTTCGGCCGCCGCTGAAGTGTATGCCCGCGGCAAGACCGGCTTCATGATCGGTGACGACATCATGCGCGGCGATCGCAACACCGCCATGCGCTACATGCTCGATCCCGAGCGCGACGGCATGTCCATCGGCCACGCCAGCAAGTACCGCAGCGGCATGGACGTACACTTGTCCAGCGGCGTTTACAACAAGGCCTTCGCCTTGCTGGCGAACAAGCCGGGTTGGGATGTACGCAAGGCGTTCACCACCTTCGCTACCGCCAACATGCTGTACTGGAAGCCGCAGTCGGACTTCAACGACGGCGCTTGCGGCGTGATCCGCGCTGCCGACGACCGCAGCATGCCGCGTGCCGACGTGATCGATGCGTTCCGTCAAGTGGGCGTGACCTGCGCCAACGTCCCGCCGGTTCCGGGCGGCGGCGGCAACACCAGCACCCTGCAGAACGGCGTGACCCAGGCCAACCTGGTCGGCCAGGCCAACGGTCTGCTGCGCTACACCATCGATGTGCCGGCCGGCGCCAAGTTCCTTGCCATCCGCACCGGCGGCGGCAGCGGCGATGCCGACCTGTACGTGAAGCATGGCGCGGCACCACAGCCCAGCACCACCGACACCGGCACGGTCTACTCGGCCGGCGAAACCGGTAGCGAAGCCGTGCTGATCAAGCAGCCGCAAGCTGGCCGCTACTACGTGCTGGTGCATGCCTACTCGGCTATCCAGGGTCTTTCGCTGATCGCCGTCACACGCTGATCGCCCATCGACAAATCATCGAGACTACGCCATGAAACTGAAATTCTCCGCCCTCACCCTGCTGGTGGTGACCGCGCTGGGCGCCTTCGCCCAGACCACCAATGCCGTGGGCAATCCCGAACTAAGCGTGCCGCGCAAGCCGGTGTTGGCTACCGCCAAGCTGCAAGGCAGCGATGAGCAGATCACCTACCGCGTGGTAGACGGCTACGCCCTGTACGGCGATATCGTGCTCGGCAAGCATGCCGATATCCAACGCACCGGCATCCGCCCTTTCACCGTCGGTGAATGGAGCAAGCCCAGCGTCAACCAGTCGCACATCCCGTCCGACAACCACTACGCCAGTGCCAGCCGTTGGCCGAACAACACGGTCTACTACGTCTACGACAGCCAGTTGTCGCAAGCTGCCCGCAACGCCATCCAGGCCGGCATGAAGCTGATCTCGGACAAGACCGCCGTTCGCTTCGTCGCCCGTAGCAGCGAGCCGAACTACGTCCGCTTCTTCGCCGGCGGCGGCTGCTACTCCATGGTGGGCATGCAAGGCAGCGCGCAGGATATTTCGATCGGCTCCGGCTGCGAATACCCCGGCACCGCCGCCCACGAAATGCTGCACGCCCTGGGCTGGATGCACGAACAGATGCGTCCGGACCGCGACAGCTATGTCCGCATCAACGAGCAGAACGTGGAAGACTGGGCGAAGGGCAACTTCACCAAGCTGCGCACCAACCAGGTCGATACGGTCGGCAGCTATGACTACTACTCGGTCATGCACTACCCGAGCTGGGCCTTCAGCAAGAACGGCCAGGACACCATCGTGCCGCTGGACAGCCGCATCGATGCACGCCAGATGGGCCAACGCTCCGACCTGAGCCCGGGCGACGTCGCCTCGGTGCAGAAGTTCTATCCCGGCACCACCGGCACCATCCCGCTCAAGGCAACTTTCAGCGCCCAGCAACTGGTGGTCGATGAAAACGTCGGCGGCAGCCTGACGCTGGATCTGGCCGGCTCGGACCTGACCGGTCTGCGCTTCGAAACCCGCTCGGACAACCAGCAAGTGGTGCTCGCCACCGGCGTGACCGTGCAGGCCGGCGCAGGTGTCAATCAGCGCTTGATCAAGGTCGTACCGGTCAAGGATGCTTTCGGCAGCGCCAATGTCACCGTCAAGGTGATCGCTCGTGACGGCAAGGAAGCCAGCGCCACGTTCAAGCTGAACGTGATCGAAGTGAAGACCGACGGCGGCGGCACCACCGCCACCAAGTACGATGCCGGCGGCAAGTACAAGCACGGCGACGTGGTCGACCTGAACGGCAAGCGCTACACCATGACCCTGCTGGTCAACGGCCAGCCCGGCGGTACCTACTGGATCTGGGGTTCCTATTGCAACCCGGCCAGCTGCACCAAGGACAAGCCGTTCAACTACGGCGGCTGGTTGTCCACCTACTGGACACCCACCGACGGCGGCGGCACCAAGCCTCCGACGATTCCACCAACCACGACCAAGTGCGCCACCGTGCTGGATGTCGCCCGCGACTACCAGATCGTGCAGAACGGCAGCCGCAAGTCCTTGACCCCGGCCGGTGACGTGGCTTCCGCCCCGCTGCTGCTGTGGCAGGACGGTGGCGCCAGCCGCTGGCGTCTGCAGCGCAATGCCGATGGCTACTATCAGATCGCCAGCAAGGTGGGCGGCCTGGCCATCGACGTGGCCAACGGCGTCAAGACCGCCGGCGCCGAAGCCATCCTGTGGCCCGTCACCGGTGGTGAAAACCAGCAGTGGTGCCCGCAGTCGGCCAATGGTGGCTACCAGTTGGTTGCCCGCCACAGCGGCATGGCCCTCGGTACCGCCAACACCAACGACGGCGCCCGCGTGGTCCAGGAAGCCCTGGCCGGTGCGGAAGCCTGGTTGCTGAGCCCGGCGGCCGATCCTAGCCGCGCACCAAGCACCAAGAAGTTGCCGCAGTAATTGCTGGTCCGGGATGGCGGCACAGCCGCTATCCCCCGCCATCCCTGGTACTTCGCCAGGGATGGCGAATCCGGCTCGTATGGATGCGTCGAATTAGTTCCGTTACACGGCTGTAAACCCTTAGAATGTCCCGTCATACCGGCAGTGCCGGTATTGCGATTTGAAGATCGTCACCCGAGTCCGCCATGACAACATCCCGCCTGCTTTCGCTCACCCTGGTCGGCCTGCTGCTCGGCTGTCAGAGCATGGCGCAAAACTCCCCCAACACCGCAGCGGCGCAAAATACGGCCAAGCCGATCGTCGCGGTCCAGCCCGCCAGCCTGGCGCCGGCACAACTGACCCTGGACGCCACCCCCAGCGTGCAATGCCCACCCGACCGGCCTTGCGATGCCCAAGCCGTCTACCGCGCGCTGCAGTGGCAGTCCGCCGGCGTGGAGGTCTATCTGTCCTTTGCCGGCAAGCTGGCCGAGGCACGCGACGTGGCCAGCCTGGCCCGCCACTTCGGCCACGCCGACATCTATCTGCCCCAACCTGACGGCAAGGTACTGGCGGTCCACGCCGGCAATGACGACTCGGCCGAAGCCAGCCTGCGCTTCCTGCCCGCCCCTGCCGGCCGTCTGCGTGCCCAGCTTGTTGCAAAACGGCATCGCCTACAGTCGGATGGCGCGCAAAATGGCGCCGCCTGCCGTACCGATGACATGCAAGGCATCTGTCGCCGCGAAACCAGCGTGACAGGCCCGTGGACGCTGGATCTGGACCTGGCTTGGCCGGTACGCTGAAGCCCAGAAACCGTGGCTAAACCGCTGATTCGCCGATAATAAATGTAAATTAGACTATGCCGAACGATTATACGGATGGCATAATCCGACGCTTTTCCCGCTCACGAGTTCCCATGCCTCTTTTGCGCCGTCGCCAAATCGGTTTCACCCTGTTGGAATTGCTGATTGCCCTGGTCATTATCGGCCTGCTGGTCGGCGTGGTCGGCCCCAACCTGTTCAAGAATTTGGGCAAGTCCGAAGTGACCACCGCCCAGCAGCAGATCGATGCCTTGTCCAAGGCATTGGAGCAGTACCGCCTGGATACCGGCCACTTCCCGCGCACCGAGCAGGGCCTGGCCTCCTTGATGGCACAGCCCTCGGACGAACCGCGCTGGCGTGGTCCGTATTTGAAGAAGGCCGTCCCGCCGGATCCTTGGGGCCAGCCTTACCAGTACCGCAGCCCCGGCAGCAATAGCCGCGACTTCGACCTGTTGTCCAA contains the following coding sequences:
- a CDS encoding M9 family metallopeptidase, with the translated sequence MNYRLHARGQLAIALALAFSTVHGAIPPSPPTQQAVDPSTRHSVVGTATQPVLKPVTADIANPDMARSRALQHAMADTTPCRVEDFGAVKGDALVSLVKSQTTSCIGKLYTVTGGTARAALNEAQMISIAGALRQAAQGYDGTNRNQIQQLVAYLRAGYFVQWYHKSDVGDYGQGLKTAIRAALDALYANDSLRKVNSENGDLLSEAVTLIDSAGENARYLPVVLDLLKRADDSYFKNWSMRNAVNNVFTVLFRGHQNDDFAALVRNDTKVVDALDKFYRQRLSLRGTDSEFVLVNAVREAGRFMKYSERKEQVKPLLRTVLLENEMVGKGAGLWLASASMADYYDAANCNYYNTCNFKVTLKSKVLSKRYDCSPSLKILAQDMNTEQFKQSCALIGAEEKLFHYGMFGGDPQASKPVPNDKNSALEVVVFDDYQNYATYASVLFGIDTNNGGMYLEGNPADANNQARFIAHEASWNRPAFQVWNLEHEFIHYLDGRYDLEGDFGRSNAVNSVWWGEGVAEYYSHQNNYPEAITEGRRKTYALSTIFGNKYDMGDYTNRAYRWGYLAVRFMFEKHRADVEKALSLTRSGDYAGYTSHMNSLGSRYDAEFAKWLETVGDSGEFAGGKPAGSTGGNTAPTVTGLADQRIISGQSATLAFTVADKETPAAQLSVAIASSNPAMFPATSMILGGSGGQRSLKLQPRAGQLGTAQLTVTVSDGKLSASGSFTVTVSGDGGGGGGNCPARSDALADGCTRVVSGTGAAYYYINVPAGTRQLRLSTGGGSGDADLYVQDGKGWPTESSYVAKSVQAGNSETVLIEKPVAGYYHLMLKPKSPFANVKLSAAFNGAGGGDGDYSESKCPANPQGLSDYCLRGNLSGERGFFWVYAPANAKRITLSTEGGNELALFAKTGTWPSTSDYQYRSAAGSQNLVLDDLQGGNRYYHVLLQGKSPYQGVKLKARVE
- a CDS encoding M4 family metallopeptidase, coding for MLTMAVASATTALAASRIDLSQGMPAADAVGQGVELRPGTTVTTADGSEKTKYTQFHQGIRVWGEAAPVSSRSRNVAGTLSDSRNFDAGTLVQGIAADLPNAKPRIGSAEAMSIAKRIAQSRGVQVRYAQNEENELLIRLDEQNRAQMFYLVSMYVPGQNASRPHFMIDAQTGRVTKQWDGLAHRDAAGPGGNEKIGQYEYGRDQPALDLTQDCQFDSANVITMDMGNTWQGTGRAYRMASCPSTGTPRNTVRAANGAYAPLNDAHYFGNVVFKLYNDWLGKRPIQQKLTLRVHTGQNWENATWDGQAMNFGDGARRMYPLVSLGVIAHEVSHGFTQQNSNLVYEGQSGGMNEAFSDMSSAAAEVYARGKTGFMIGDDIMRGDRNTAMRYMLDPERDGMSIGHASKYRSGMDVHLSSGVYNKAFALLANKPGWDVRKAFTTFATANMLYWKPQSDFNDGACGVIRAADDRSMPRADVIDAFRQVGVTCANVPPVPGGGGNTSTLQNGVTQANLVGQANGLLRYTIDVPAGAKFLAIRTGGGSGDADLYVKHGAAPQPSTTDTGTVYSAGETGSEAVLIKQPQAGRYYVLVHAYSAIQGLSLIAVTR
- a CDS encoding M12 family metallopeptidase, coding for MKLKFSALTLLVVTALGAFAQTTNAVGNPELSVPRKPVLATAKLQGSDEQITYRVVDGYALYGDIVLGKHADIQRTGIRPFTVGEWSKPSVNQSHIPSDNHYASASRWPNNTVYYVYDSQLSQAARNAIQAGMKLISDKTAVRFVARSSEPNYVRFFAGGGCYSMVGMQGSAQDISIGSGCEYPGTAAHEMLHALGWMHEQMRPDRDSYVRINEQNVEDWAKGNFTKLRTNQVDTVGSYDYYSVMHYPSWAFSKNGQDTIVPLDSRIDARQMGQRSDLSPGDVASVQKFYPGTTGTIPLKATFSAQQLVVDENVGGSLTLDLAGSDLTGLRFETRSDNQQVVLATGVTVQAGAGVNQRLIKVVPVKDAFGSANVTVKVIARDGKEASATFKLNVIEVKTDGGGTTATKYDAGGKYKHGDVVDLNGKRYTMTLLVNGQPGGTYWIWGSYCNPASCTKDKPFNYGGWLSTYWTPTDGGGTKPPTIPPTTTKCATVLDVARDYQIVQNGSRKSLTPAGDVASAPLLLWQDGGASRWRLQRNADGYYQIASKVGGLAIDVANGVKTAGAEAILWPVTGGENQQWCPQSANGGYQLVARHSGMALGTANTNDGARVVQEALAGAEAWLLSPAADPSRAPSTKKLPQ
- the gspG gene encoding type II secretion system major pseudopilin GspG; the encoded protein is MPLLRRRQIGFTLLELLIALVIIGLLVGVVGPNLFKNLGKSEVTTAQQQIDALSKALEQYRLDTGHFPRTEQGLASLMAQPSDEPRWRGPYLKKAVPPDPWGQPYQYRSPGSNSRDFDLLSNGPSGRPGGTGDNAPITN